TTCAGATTCGGTGAAACCACACCGGCCAGAAGGATATGAACATTCATATCCTCCTTTTGGTCCTTGATGATCTCTGCTGCACGGTTATACGGCAGTGCCTTCAACTGGAAAACGATAGGTGCGCCGCAGAGTGTACTGAGACGTTTTACCTTGTAGCTCTTTTCCGGCAGATCGGGGATTTCCGTTTTCAGCAGTAGTTCCAGTGTATCCATGGATTAGGCCTCCACACTGTCAAGGAAGTCATAGTCTGTAAAGGTGAAGGGTGCTTCCACCTTTCCGTTTGTAGCTACTTCCCAGTCGGCAAGAGTGAGATCATCAAAGGAAACGTTATTAAGCAGAATTCGCTCTGCACCGTAAGCGTCTGGGTCCTTTAATTTGGAAATGATGGTAAACCGCAGGTCCTTGCCGTTTTTCATGGAGTCGCCGATGACGAGCGCCATGCGGCTGTTTACCTTGTGCAGCTTCAGCGAACCGGTACAGCTGATGGATTTGACCTTTTTGTCTGTGGCCATCTTTCCGCAAAGATTGACATCCTCCTTATTGAAGCTGACTTTCGCCTGAAGCCCGTAGCATTCGGAAACATAGTCTCCGTCAAGCCAGACTTCGCCCCAGGTTCCGCTCATAATTCTTTTTGCGCTGTTCATACTCATATCCTCCCTTATTAAATCACAATCATAAGGCTGATATCTTCGATCGCATCCAGAATTGATGCAGATGCGGTAAGAAATACCTTATCTCCGGTGTTTGCTTCCTTGATTTGCTGTGCAGTCATGTCATCCGTGTTGATCCCCTGGGACTGGAGATAATCCTCCTGAGCCGCCAGATCAATTCCAACGGCAGAACCAATTTTCAGAACACCCTGTGTTTCAAGGGTTGCAAAGTACCCCTTGATGGCTCCGATCAGAAGGCATTTATTATCATAGCTGTTGGCATATTTTCCAATATAGGAATCCTGGGCTGTCATGCGGATATCACTGTTCATCATATCCACTGCTTCGACGATCTTTATTTTCTTAAAAGCAGCGCCTTTATCCTGAGTAGTGGTCTGGAGGCTGTTAACACCGCGTCCGACCTTAACTTTTTCCCCATCGTGGAAGATAATAAATTTACCGGCATCAATTGCAGCATCCATTTGATCCTTTGTCATGCCTTTTACGCCCGTAACCTCTGGAAGAGGTGCATAGGTACAGGAAATCGTAAGAGGCGTTCCTGCAACCAGTCCTGCGATACGGGAACAATACTGGGCGGCCGTGTATTCGATACCATCCACCAGAATCTCGCTGGAAGTAAAGTTGATGATGGCTTCGCTGTCAGCCTCAGTATTGGGCAGCACTGCTTTGGGTGTATAACCATCCGCTCTCTGTTCCTTCACCCAAGAGACAACAGCTGCAGCCTCCGTTTGATTGATGCTTGGAGGACCTGCCAGATAGTCGATATTCTGCGTGGCCATGTAGGAAAGACCTTCAGAGAGATCCTCTGACGCAGTTGGCAGTACATATAAAATAACCTTTTTCGGCGGATTGACGTAGCCGTTGAAAGCTCTTGCTACATAAGCCTTGTTCTCTGTTCCCAGCGCTGCCGGAATCTGCGATGTCTTGGTCAGAGCAAATGCTCCGTTGCTGGCAGCATCCTTTACGATAATCCCTACAACGCCCCTCTCAGAGCGCTCAATGGCTGAAGCTGCGGTTGTTTTAAATTCTATATTGATATTTGGAAGTCCCATGACTCTCCCTCCTTTAATTTAACCTTAGTACTTACAGAACCGATCAGCGTTTCATTTCCGGCTTCCTCCAGGCGGTCATCGCAATATTCGAATTGCAGTTCCGCATAGGCCTCACCCTCATTGAAACCGCTGCTGACGGCTTTCACCTTGACGGCCCGGTCTCCAATAACGATATACCCTTTCCGAAACAGATTGAGAACGTCTGTCTGTCTCTCCATCAGTAGTTCCGAATCGGAGTGGTAGTGGCTGTCCACCGGAGCAAAACATGTAATTTGAAAAACCACCGTCTTCATTACTGTTTTGCAGCTGTTGTCTTTCTGTTCTGTAGAAACATGTTCGATAAAAAAGCTGGGCCGTATAAAATCCCCGGGGCATTTGTTGACATAGACAGCCGTCTGAGGAAACTGCACAGCAAGCATCTGATTCACTATAAGCAGAATCTCTTTTTCCACAATCATGATACCCCCTCCAATCGGTCTGCCACTTTGTCTGCAAATTTCTGAGCTTCCTGCGCTGCGGCACTCTCTGCATGAGCCTCATTTGGATCATTCTGAATGATCTCTTTCAAGGAATTACGAAGCTCGCTGCGTGCCGCCGGAAGGTTATCGAGCAAGGAATCAATTGCACCATCGAGCTTTTCAAAGCCTTTTACCTTTACGCTTTGCATCAGACA
This genomic window from Clostridiales bacterium contains:
- a CDS encoding phage portal protein encodes the protein MSMNSAKRIMSGTWGEVWLDGDYVSECYGLQAKVSFNKEDVNLCGKMATDKKVKSISCTGSLKLHKVNSRMALVIGDSMKNGKDLRFTIISKLKDPDAYGAERILLNNVSFDDLTLADWEVATNGKVEAPFTFTDYDFLDSVEA
- a CDS encoding phage tail sheath protein, producing the protein MGLPNINIEFKTTAASAIERSERGVVGIIVKDAASNGAFALTKTSQIPAALGTENKAYVARAFNGYVNPPKKVILYVLPTASEDLSEGLSYMATQNIDYLAGPPSINQTEAAAVVSWVKEQRADGYTPKAVLPNTEADSEAIINFTSSEILVDGIEYTAAQYCSRIAGLVAGTPLTISCTYAPLPEVTGVKGMTKDQMDAAIDAGKFIIFHDGEKVKVGRGVNSLQTTTQDKGAAFKKIKIVEAVDMMNSDIRMTAQDSYIGKYANSYDNKCLLIGAIKGYFATLETQGVLKIGSAVGIDLAAQEDYLQSQGINTDDMTAQQIKEANTGDKVFLTASASILDAIEDISLMIVI